The genomic region TTGTCCGCGGCCGCTCACGACCGCGTGCGGCGGGCCCTGCAACACGCTGATCTAATATAGGTTGCACTATGGTACGTATGAGCAGACTGTTTCCACACTCTATTATTGTTCTCTGCCTGACGGCGCTCAGCGCCTGCGGCACAATCTCCGCCAAGCTGGATGAGATGGGCCAGGACCAGAGAACCGATTATAAAAAAAGCCAGACCCTGCCCCCGCTGGAGGTGCCACCCGACCTCACCAGCTCGACCATAGATGAAAGCCTGGTCGTGCCGGACATCACCCCGTCGGGCAGCGCCACCTTCTCTGCCTACAGCGGGGAGCGCAACGACCCGGCCGCCGCGCGCGGCGAGAACGTGTTGCCCGCACAAGACACCGTTCGCATGGAGCGCGAAGGCGACAAGCGCTGGCTGGTCATCAAGGGCGAGCCGGCGCAGATCTGGCCCAAGGTGCGCGAGTTTTTTATCCAAAGCGGCTTCCTCATCAAACAGGAAGATCCCAAGATCGGCATCATGGAGACCGACTGGATGGAGAACCGCGCCGACATCCCCAAAGATCCGATCCGCTCGGTGCTGAGCAAGGTGTTCGATTCGCTTTACTCGGCCGCGACGCGCGACAAGTTCCGCGTCCGGTTGGAGCGCGGCAAGGAGGATGGCACCACCGAGCTGTATATCTCACACCGTGGCGTCGAAGAGGTGGTAAAGGGTACCGATACCATCTGGCAGTCGCGGCCCTCCGACCCGGAACTCGAGGTCGAGATGTTGAACCGGCTGGTCGTGTCGTTTGGCATGGATGAACAAAAGGCCAAGGCGTTGCTCGCCCAAGCCGCGCCTGAGCGTCCGCGCACCGCGCTCACGCGCGATGCCGGCGGCCAGACTGCATTGACGGTCGAGGAAGATTTCTCGCGCGCCTGGCGGCGCACCGGACTCGCCCTCGATCGCGTCGGCTTCACCGTCGAAGACCGTGACCGCTCGCGCGGCCTGTATTTTGTGCGCTATGCCGACCCGCTCAAGGATGAGAAAAAAGATGCAGGATTTCTATCGAAATTGAAATTCTGGGGAGGCAAGGATGACAAAGCCATCGCCGAGCAATACCTGGTCAGCCTGATCAGCGCCGAGTCCAAGACGCGCATCGTGATACTCAACAAAGACGGCAAGCCCGAGAATTCAGAGACCTCCAACCGCATCCTGGCTTTGCTTGAAGAGCAGTTGAAGTAAGGGGTCCGTAAGCGCAACTTCCCGTGCGCTTCGCCAGCTTGGGCAGCGGTAGTCGCGGTAACGCGCTGCTGATCGAGCACGGCGACAGTTGTGTACTGGTGGACTGCGGCTTTACTCTGGCGGAGACCGAGAGACGCCTGGCGCGGCTCGAGAAATCGGCCGAACAGCTCACCGCCGTCCTCGTCACCCACGAACACGCCGATCACGTAGGAGGGGTGGGCCTGTTGGCGCGCAAATATTCTCTGCCCGTGTGGATGACGCCCGGCACCTGGTCGCCCGCCCGCTTTGGCGACATTCCTCGCTTAAACTTTTTCAGCAGCCACACGCCGTTTACTCTGGGCTGCCTACAGATACACCCCTTTCCGGTACCGCACGATGCCCGCGAACCCGCTCAGTTTGTATTTGATGACGGGCGTCACCGCGCGGGCCTCCTGACGGATACCGGCCGCAGCACGGCGCACATCGAAGAGATGTTGAACCGCTGCGATGCGCTGCTCCTGGAATGCAACCACGATCCGGCGATGCTGACTAACGGCCACTACAGCGCGAGCCTGAAACAGCGCGTCGGCGGACCGTTGGGGCATCTTTCCAACGACCAGGCCGCGCAACTGCTGGCGCGTCTGGATCATTCACGGCTGCAGCACGTCGTCGCCATGCATCTTAGCGAGCACAACAACACCCCGCAGCTTGCGTGCCGGGCACTCTGCGAGGCGCTACGCTGCACGGAAGAAGAGGTGATCGTGGCGGACCAGCGCGCCGGGTTGGCCTGGCAGGTGCTGGCGTAGCTGGGCAATAGCCGCGCGTTGAGAATTTTGCTAAAATCCACACTTGTTCCAGCCTGATAAAACCCAGACCTAGACCCATGCTGCAACTGCGCGGTGCGCCAGCCCTCTCCGCCTTCCGCCTCGAGAAGCTGCTTACCCGGTTATGCCAGGCGGTGCCCAGGCTCACGCAGGTTCATGCCGAATTTCTCCATCTTGTAGACCTCGACGTCGCCCTCACCCCTGAAGAACACGAGCGGCTTATCCGGCTCCTGAGCTACGGCGGTTCAGGGGCGGAGGCTGACTCCGCAGAGGCTGCGTCCTTGCTCGTGGCGCCGCGCTTTGGAACCCTCTCCCCGTGGTCCAGCAAGGCCACCGACATCGCCCATCGCTGCGGCCTGAACAAGATCAAGCGCATTGAACGTGGTTTGATGTACCGCTTCACGATGAGCGGTCCAGCGCTGACACATCAGGAACTCGGCCTGATCGCACCGCTTATCCACGACCGCATGACGCAGCAGTTGTTGAGTGATCCTTCCGCCGCGCGACACCTCTTCCAGAAAGCGGAGCCCGCGCCGCTGACCACCGTGGATGTGAGGGGCTTGGGGCGCTCGGCGCTGTTCAATGCCGATCAAAAAATGGGCTTGGCGCTATCGTCCGATGAAATCAACTATCTTTTGGAATACTTTGCGGCGGTCAAACGCAATCCCAGCGACGCCGAGTTGATGATGTTCGCGCAGATGAATTCCGAACATTGCCGGCACAAGATTTTTAACGCCGACTGGATCATTGACGGCGAGCCGCAGGCGCTCTCTCTGTTCGCCATGATTCGTAACACCCACCAGAAAAATCCGCAGGGCGTTCTTTCGGCCTATAAAGACAATGCCGCAGTCATGCAGGGTTCCAGGGCGGGACGGTTCTTTCCAAATCCACAGAATCAAGAATATTCCTCCCGCGCTGAAGACACGCATATCTTGATAAAGGTGGAAACCCACAATCACCCCACGGCAATTTCGCCGTTTCCGGGTGCGGCCACCGGCAGCGGCGGCGAGATCCGCGACGAAGGCGCCACCGGTCGCGGCGCCAAGCCGAAGGCAGGCCTGTGCGGATTCTCGGTCTCGCATCTGCGAATTCCTGAATTTTCGCAATCATGGGAAACGGAAAATTACGGCAGGCCGCAACATATCGCGTCGAGCCTGGAGATCATGCTGGAAGGGCCGATCGGCGCGGCGGCGTTTAACAATGAATTCGGCCGCCCGGCTATCTGCGGCTATTTCCGCACCTTCGAGATGCGCGTGCCCACCGAGTACGGCTCCGAGTGGCGCGGTTATCACAAACCCATCATGCTGGCCGGCGGTCTCGGCAATATCCGCGCGCAGCATGTTGAGAAAGACACCATCCCCCCTGGGGCGGCGCTCATCGTACTGGGTGGGCCGGCGATGCTGATCGGCCTGGGCGGCGGTGCGGCCTCGTCCATCGCCGCCGGCACGGGCGATCAGGCGCTGGACTTCGCCTCGGTGCAGCGCGACAACGCCGAAATGCAGCGCCGCTGCCAGGAGGTGATAGACCGTTGCTGGCAGATGGGCGATGACAATCCCATCATCTCCATCCATGATGTGGGCGCGGGCGGGCTGTCCAATGCGTTACCGGAGCTGGTCAACGACAGCGGGCGCGGCGCGCGCATCGAGCTGCGCAAGATTCTGAACGACGATCCGGGCATGTCGCCCATGCAGCTCTGGTGCAACGAGGCGCAAGAGCGTTACGTGCTGGCGGTTGCGGATGAGCGAGTCGCCGGGTTTGAGGCACTGTGCGCGCGGGAGCGCTGCCCTTACGCCGTGGTCGGCACGGCCACCGCGGAGCAACAGTTGATTCTGAGCGACGCCCATTTTCAAACTACGCCGATAGACATGCCGCTCCAGGTGCTGCTGGGCAAGCCGCCCAGGATGGCGCGTAACGTCGCGCGGATTGCGCCGGCAAAAACCCGTTTCGACACGCACGGGCTCGACCTGCACGAGGCCGCATTGCATGTGCTGCGCTTTCCCGCCGTGGCGAGCAAAGGTTTTCTCATCACGATCGGCGATCGTACCGTGGGCGGGCTGGTTGCCCGCGACCAGATGGTAGGGCCGTGGCAGGCGCCGGTGGCCGATGTAGGCGTCACCGCCGCCGGTTTCGACGCGTACACCGGCGAGGCGATGGCCGTCGGCGAACGCACGCCGCTGGCGCTGCTCAATCCCGCCGCCTCGGGGCGCATGGCGGTAGGCGAGGCGATCACCAACATCGCTGCTGCCCGCATCGCGACGATCTCCGACATCAAACTCTCCGCTAACTGGATGGCGGCCGCGGGCTATCCGGGCGAAGACGCCGCGCTGTTTGATACGGTGCGAGCCGTGGGTATGGAGCTGTGCCCGCAGCTCGGCATAGCCATTCCCGTCGGCAAGGATTCACTCTCCATGAAAACCCTGTGGCTCGACGGCGACATCACAAAGCTTGTCGCTGCGCCGCTGTCGCTGATCGTGAGCGCCTTTGCACCCGTGCTCGATTGCCGCAAGACGCTCACGCCGCAGTTACGCAGCGACCGGGGCGAGACCGCGCTGATCCTGGTTGATCTTGGCATGGGAGAAAACCGGCTGGGCGGTTCGGCGCTGGCGCAGGTCTATAATCGCCTGGGGAGAGAGTCGCCGGACTTGAATGATCCGGCTCTGCTGAAATATTTTTTTGCAGCGATACAAAAACTCAACGAGCAAGAGTTGCTGCTTGCCTATCACGACCGCTCGGACGGCGGTCTGTTTGCGGCGGTGTGCGAGATGTCCTTTGCCGGGCACACCGGTGTCAGCGTACACCTCGACGGCGTTGACGGCAATACCTGCGCGGCGCTGTTCAGCGAAGAGCTGGGCGCCGTTTTGCAGGTACGCATGGCGGATAAGGAACGTGTCCTTACCTTCTTGAATGAACATGGACTGGGCCGCTACAGCCACGACTGCGGCCGGCTCAACGACATGGATCGCATCGTCTTCACGCATCACGGCAAGACAATACTTTCCGATACGCGCGTGAACTTGCAGCGCGCCTGGATGGAGACGTCGTATCAGATGCAGAAATTGCGCGATGATCCGGTTTCCGCGCAACAGGAATACGACGCCCTGCTCGATGCGCTGGATCCGGGCTTAAGCGCCAGCCTGACCTTTGCCGTCAACGAAGACGTTGCTGCACCCTATATCAAAAAAGGCCTGAAGCCGCGCATCGCCGTGTTGCGTGAACAGGGTGTCAACGGCCACGTCGAAATGGCCGCCGCCTTTGACCGCGCGGGCTTCACCGCCGTGGACGTGCACATGAGCGACATTTCGCAAGGGCGCAGACGTTTGGACGAATTTCAGGGCATGGCGGCGCCCGGCGGATTTTCGTACGGCGACGTGTTGGGTGCGGGCGCCGGCTGGGCCAAGGCGATCCTGTTTAATGCACGTGTGCG from Gammaproteobacteria bacterium harbors:
- a CDS encoding MBL fold metallo-hydrolase, with translation MRFASLGSGSRGNALLIEHGDSCVLVDCGFTLAETERRLARLEKSAEQLTAVLVTHEHADHVGGVGLLARKYSLPVWMTPGTWSPARFGDIPRLNFFSSHTPFTLGCLQIHPFPVPHDAREPAQFVFDDGRHRAGLLTDTGRSTAHIEEMLNRCDALLLECNHDPAMLTNGHYSASLKQRVGGPLGHLSNDQAAQLLARLDHSRLQHVVAMHLSEHNNTPQLACRALCEALRCTEEEVIVADQRAGLAWQVLA
- the purL gene encoding phosphoribosylformylglycinamidine synthase is translated as MLQLRGAPALSAFRLEKLLTRLCQAVPRLTQVHAEFLHLVDLDVALTPEEHERLIRLLSYGGSGAEADSAEAASLLVAPRFGTLSPWSSKATDIAHRCGLNKIKRIERGLMYRFTMSGPALTHQELGLIAPLIHDRMTQQLLSDPSAARHLFQKAEPAPLTTVDVRGLGRSALFNADQKMGLALSSDEINYLLEYFAAVKRNPSDAELMMFAQMNSEHCRHKIFNADWIIDGEPQALSLFAMIRNTHQKNPQGVLSAYKDNAAVMQGSRAGRFFPNPQNQEYSSRAEDTHILIKVETHNHPTAISPFPGAATGSGGEIRDEGATGRGAKPKAGLCGFSVSHLRIPEFSQSWETENYGRPQHIASSLEIMLEGPIGAAAFNNEFGRPAICGYFRTFEMRVPTEYGSEWRGYHKPIMLAGGLGNIRAQHVEKDTIPPGAALIVLGGPAMLIGLGGGAASSIAAGTGDQALDFASVQRDNAEMQRRCQEVIDRCWQMGDDNPIISIHDVGAGGLSNALPELVNDSGRGARIELRKILNDDPGMSPMQLWCNEAQERYVLAVADERVAGFEALCARERCPYAVVGTATAEQQLILSDAHFQTTPIDMPLQVLLGKPPRMARNVARIAPAKTRFDTHGLDLHEAALHVLRFPAVASKGFLITIGDRTVGGLVARDQMVGPWQAPVADVGVTAAGFDAYTGEAMAVGERTPLALLNPAASGRMAVGEAITNIAAARIATISDIKLSANWMAAAGYPGEDAALFDTVRAVGMELCPQLGIAIPVGKDSLSMKTLWLDGDITKLVAAPLSLIVSAFAPVLDCRKTLTPQLRSDRGETALILVDLGMGENRLGGSALAQVYNRLGRESPDLNDPALLKYFFAAIQKLNEQELLLAYHDRSDGGLFAAVCEMSFAGHTGVSVHLDGVDGNTCAALFSEELGAVLQVRMADKERVLTFLNEHGLGRYSHDCGRLNDMDRIVFTHHGKTILSDTRVNLQRAWMETSYQMQKLRDDPVSAQQEYDALLDALDPGLSASLTFAVNEDVAAPYIKKGLKPRIAVLREQGVNGHVEMAAAFDRAGFTAVDVHMSDISQGRRRLDEFQGMAAPGGFSYGDVLGAGAGWAKAILFNARVRDEFAAFFNRGDSFALGVCNGCQMMSQLREMIPGAADWPQFVRNKSEQFEARFSLVEIPRSPSLFFQDMAGSRLPVAVAHGEGRAEFQTGAGPRQALNQGLVALRWVDNYGKPAEVYPANPNGSPLGICGLTTPDGRFTILMPHPERVFRTVANSWHPDEWGEDGPWLRMFRNARKWMG
- the bamC gene encoding outer membrane protein assembly factor BamC, whose protein sequence is MSRLFPHSIIVLCLTALSACGTISAKLDEMGQDQRTDYKKSQTLPPLEVPPDLTSSTIDESLVVPDITPSGSATFSAYSGERNDPAAARGENVLPAQDTVRMEREGDKRWLVIKGEPAQIWPKVREFFIQSGFLIKQEDPKIGIMETDWMENRADIPKDPIRSVLSKVFDSLYSAATRDKFRVRLERGKEDGTTELYISHRGVEEVVKGTDTIWQSRPSDPELEVEMLNRLVVSFGMDEQKAKALLAQAAPERPRTALTRDAGGQTALTVEEDFSRAWRRTGLALDRVGFTVEDRDRSRGLYFVRYADPLKDEKKDAGFLSKLKFWGGKDDKAIAEQYLVSLISAESKTRIVILNKDGKPENSETSNRILALLEEQLK